Proteins from a single region of Candidatus Omnitrophota bacterium:
- a CDS encoding penicillin-binding transpeptidase domain-containing protein, with amino-acid sequence MKKFTLIVGFLLMSAIAFAQEIDRSLLQGYDAALVIYNRATGEMVNINPARANQRLAPCSTFKIYNTLIGLELGLIKDADEPWYKWDEVKRDIEGWNQDLTLREAFRVSAVPAYQILAWEIGEARMKEYIEKIGYGSQDISSGIDIFWLPRPDTTSIKISADEQVALLNKLLDGKLPFSEKNIAILRDIM; translated from the coding sequence ATGAAAAAATTCACTTTGATCGTTGGATTTTTGCTTATGAGCGCGATTGCATTTGCTCAAGAGATCGACAGGTCTCTTTTGCAAGGGTATGACGCGGCTCTGGTGATCTATAATCGCGCAACCGGTGAGATGGTCAATATTAATCCCGCGCGCGCTAACCAGCGTCTTGCGCCCTGTTCGACATTCAAGATTTACAACACTCTTATCGGGCTGGAGCTCGGGCTTATCAAGGACGCTGATGAGCCGTGGTATAAGTGGGATGAGGTGAAGCGTGATATAGAAGGGTGGAATCAGGACTTAACGCTACGTGAGGCGTTTCGGGTGTCGGCCGTTCCTGCATATCAGATATTGGCGTGGGAAATAGGCGAAGCCCGGATGAAGGAATATATTGAAAAGATCGGCTACGGCTCACAGGATATTTCATCAGGGATCGATATTTTCTGGCTTCCGCGTCCGGATACTACATCCATCAAGATCAGCGCGGATGAGCAGGTTGCTCTTTTGAATAAGCTTTTGGACGGTAAACTTCCGTTCTCTGAAAAGAATATCGCGATACTACGCGATATTATGC
- a CDS encoding DUF1805 domain-containing protein translates to MDIYKKSYQTKNGLVEGVQVKWSNFSILLVAGKKAFLTCGVFDLDIIDAFGGAAAIVESTPDNPIGNLERFPNRKITKVNSKAKTLGITIGMDVKDAFEIIA, encoded by the coding sequence ATGGATATTTACAAAAAATCATATCAGACTAAGAATGGTTTAGTTGAAGGGGTTCAGGTTAAGTGGTCTAATTTTAGCATTCTACTGGTAGCCGGCAAAAAGGCATTTTTGACGTGCGGCGTTTTTGATCTGGATATTATAGATGCTTTTGGTGGAGCGGCTGCCATAGTAGAAAGTACGCCTGATAATCCCATCGGCAATTTAGAGCGATTCCCAAACAGAAAAATTACCAAAGTTAATTCGAAAGCAAAAACCTTAGGTATTACCATAGGGATGGATGTTAAAGATGCCTTTGAAATAATAGCATGA
- a CDS encoding DUF1330 domain-containing protein produces MAVYLIAEVKDIVNKEKYDEYSQKIPPTLKKFGGQYLARGGKITVASGDWNPSWITMIKFESIDKFNAWWHSPEYKAIAMLREKASRTNVVVVEGV; encoded by the coding sequence ATGGCGGTTTACTTAATAGCGGAAGTTAAAGACATTGTAAATAAGGAGAAGTACGACGAGTATAGCCAAAAGATTCCACCGACACTTAAGAAATTCGGCGGACAATACCTGGCTCGCGGCGGGAAAATAACCGTAGCGTCGGGCGATTGGAACCCATCGTGGATTACCATGATAAAATTTGAATCGATTGATAAGTTTAACGCGTGGTGGCATTCGCCCGAGTATAAGGCGATCGCCATGCTACGCGAAAAAGCGAGCAGGACGAATGTGGTAGTTGTGGAAGGGGTATAG
- a CDS encoding GIY-YIG nuclease family protein: MKRTGKFYVYIVECKDGTYYTGYTPDLKNRLKVHNSGKGAKYTRDRRPVNLVWHKKYKRFKPAFRLEKLIKQLTRPQKVALVNGRRLDRVLADAGIRRRRSREGENGGLLNSGS, translated from the coding sequence ATGAAGAGAACCGGAAAGTTTTATGTATATATCGTCGAGTGCAAGGACGGGACATATTATACCGGGTACACGCCGGATCTGAAGAACCGTTTAAAGGTACATAACAGCGGTAAGGGCGCGAAATATACACGGGACCGGCGTCCGGTAAATTTGGTATGGCATAAAAAGTATAAACGGTTTAAACCGGCGTTCAGGCTTGAGAAGCTGATCAAGCAATTGACCAGGCCGCAAAAAGTAGCGCTGGTAAACGGAAGAAGGCTCGACAGGGTATTGGCTGACGCCGGTATCAGGAGACGACGATCGAGGGAGGGCGAAAATGGCGGTTTACTTAATAGCGGAAGTTAA